In Ischnura elegans chromosome 3, ioIscEleg1.1, whole genome shotgun sequence, the sequence aggaCCTACATTCAGGGTATCCTTCTGCACAGCGCCAGGCTgccaatggattaaaaaaaactcttgatagCATATACtctttccaataaaaatatatatcaatactGCTATATGTGctttagtataataataataataatctggaTTTTTGTGCAATTAAAGCAAAATACCTTTACGGAAAGCCTAATTCAAAGCAATAACAAACAGTTCATTCCCACTGGTAAAAagtagggaaataaaaatatatgaaaaattaacacaaaaatagACACATTTTGGAACATTTAGCATTTCATCATATACAACCTATCACATTGATCACACGACACTTCAAATTTGAGACAAACccttaaaatttattgttatgtgGAAGGCATAGAGGCCATACCGGTATTAAATATGAAGATCACTTCTCTCTTGGTTAGACATGAGAAATAATtgacaataaataagtaaaaaccCTTGGAAATGAGATCACTCCATTTTAAGAATCTGCAATCCACATTAAGTTCTTGAGTTTTTCACACATAACAGAGATAGAGAAATTTTCAATCAGTCTTTTTTTTTAGACCAGTTCATCTAATTATTTCCATagattttcttataaaaataatttgaaacaattggaTGCATTTATAAGGTcagagaacatttttttaaactatgaaaCTGTACAGTCTTTTTAAATTAAGGAATAGACCACATACGATAAAATAGGTGATGACAGGCAATTCAGCAAAGAATTCTGACTTTGGGCCAACAGATAATGAGTAGTTAAAAGCAACTGTTTAAGCACTACTTACGCCATGGAGGTCTCAAAAAGATGAGTTAAAGATGATTATAAATAAACCTGCCTGAAAACACTTCCCCAGGTTAAAACATTTCTTCAAGGTGACCAGAACTTCACTGATAGTTTTTCACCTTTAGTATCCTAAACTATGTCTAACCCTCAAATATTTGGCCCACACTTGGGAGATACATGATGTACCtcctttcatttcatatttaaaactcCAATTCTTCCATAATAATTcctcaatttcacaaaaaaattctcaCTTCATAACAGCTTTTTCTTCTGTTTTGTTGGATTTGCCATCGGGAACAGTGGCTATGGCATTGTTAGCTGATACATCCTTCTCTTTCTGCTCCAAGACCATTCTACACCACAGGGGGCAGTGACTTGACACAGGTCCTCCCCAGGCCCAGCCTTTAGGGATGGCCAAATGGCATAAGCCACGCCTCACAACTCCCCATTGTCCTGTGAAGAGAAATATCATGGTTAGCAACCTTCTTTCATGACATAGAACTAGGGGTAGGTGCTCAGAAAATTGGTATCTTaaacaagtttttcttttcattcatatGACAAGAGTGAAAACACCACTTATTTCCATTTTCCCAGCATGACTTAATGCAgatacatatttatataatacACCGTAAATCaagacacaaaaatattttctcctcataaaaacatatatattaaagatacatataaaaataaaatgacaaactcatttttaatttgaagacGAAACATGAGGAGgcatataaatgaaaagtgaaggtCACTTCACAATAAGATCTCGGAATCCCAAAACATGTAGAGAGCAGAAGAATGCTCactaataatgatgaagaacaaaaaaaattaaatgaaaaaactaaaGCTTTAATTACAATTAAGGATTACTCTCGGTCTATGCATCCTTCATACAAACAAAACTGATCACAGAATTAGTATGCACTTACCAGTATAGCACTGGTTTGCCACAggacccaaaaaaatattatcatggaATTGTCTGGAGGGTCTAAGATTACCATTTGCATCCTCAATATTAGTCACAGTGCCTATTGGTGCCACATTACAAAATCCAATGCCAATATTTTGAAGAAGAGCCTTGCCatctaaaaaatattacaatgaaataaTGAAGATATCAAATTTACCactgataaataaaaatgatatgtacatttaaaaaattactacataCTACTTTATTTTTGGTTACCTTTTACAAGAATTCCAGAGAAGTCCCCTAAAATTACTAATGGGCATGATACTTCTGACTGGGATTCCTTAAACTTCAACTGGTGCTGCAATGCTAAATCATGCTCAGATATGTATCCACATTTAGAATGGCTCTTGGAACCATTTCGTATTTCTCCACAAGGATTACAGTAAACATTTAAAACAGAAAAAGTAGAGAGCTGGACCTGAAAAtaagagaagttttttttatcaacaggAAAACACAAGGCAATGGAAAAAATTAGTGACTGAATGCCAAATACACATTGGAAGCAAAAAAATATCTCCCACGACCTTAGAACTTTCATTCCCATGAAACATGCATACTGTTCAAAGaaatataatacaattttttttatcatggtaCTTTTGACAAGCTAGGGAGCTACTTTCTCAAAACAAAGTTCAAACATGATTCATGAACCTTTAGCATCACATATCATGCACGTCAATTGGGAGCagtttaacacgttgcgtaccgggttatttaaattcataggaacgccgattctgggtgttgagattggaaatgtgtgcctattagggcgtaatgcctttggtttaaacatggttaaaaagctaatgtttagaatataactttacccaatcaaacattatgatgcatcaattcattatgaataacgaacaacaactgaaaacatactaacgaatacgtattgtactcTTTATAATTGTTtcggttgacgcgcctaaatgacgagaatcttcgtcatccgtccggaacgttcgggaaaaaaatgagaattctcgccatccgtacgcaacgtgttaataccAGGCAACTTTAAGctgcaaaatattaatttcagagACTTCTTGTTTTAAATACAGTTGAATGATAAGTATACTCTTAGGTAACCAATACCTTAAACACAGCCATTACAGCTTCAATTGGAGGAACTGAGCGAGAACGGGCTTTCTCAAGATGGTACGATTCCGACGTTTCAATCAGCTCAACCTTTCGTCccgaatcataaaaaaatcccAGACTCATGGCACTCTACGAatttaaagacataaaaattattcacaagTTTGAACATATTGTTTTGTcatgaggtgaaaatttattatgtatttattatcaTCACATTCATCAAAGAATTCATTACTTAGTGCATATGAAGAATAACAGATTCCTTAACACAAAAATCAAGACTATGAATCTATCTTAAGGCATACAGTACAAATAAATGCAAGAGAATTTTTCAACACAGCagcaattgaaatattgaaaagacaaaatataacTGGTTCTTAAACTGCAAATAGACCTTTCATATATCCAACCTAGAACTTTTAATAGCTattcaatgaaaagaaaataatttttgccttGAGCCAAGAATTAAAACGTGTCCTTAGGCATCCCAGCAACTTATACCATACACAAATTCACACCAAGTAAAATTTGTTAAATGATAAATATCTCAGGGAAGCAAATATGAATATATTAGCCAACGGAGATCATATCAAGTCACCCAAATTCATTTtgctcaggaaaaaaatataaataataagccATCAGTTTTACAATCCTAAACATCTAAGAAAATGTATCAATTACCGAACAACTACATCAAATACAAAACcaatacaataaattttaataccttttttgaaGGTCGAAAAACAGCATATTTCCATGCCCGAGAATTATGTTTCCACTCTGCTACTCTCCTTAAGATTGGTTGATTCATTTCATCacagacctaaaatttttaaaaagttatataCTCAATCACATATATTCTTAGGAGAAAAAGGAGGACATATTTTAAGGCTTTCTGAAAACAGAGGCCACAGCAATGGCATGTTCAATTAAATGAGAAATCATTCCATTATCTACGATTACAGTGGAATACACTCCAAATAGATCAGTAgccaaaataaggaaaaaaaaggaataatatccCAAAGAAGCTAAGATCAATATTATACACAAATAAGAACTTCACGGTATGCAATACCTTTTTCATAGCTGCCTCTTCTAACACTTCTTGGACAGCAACTACTGTAAACCTGAAAATGCCCATTAGAATATTAGATCGGACACACATATGCATTAATATAtagaatcaaataaaaatagataCAATTTTGACTCATTTAATCAAAATAAGTAGAAAAATAGTCCTTAATCACCTGTTTTCAAGTATTGTGCGGCATATCACTTCTCGGACTCCTGGATTTTCTGCCTTATCCGCAGAAAAGTTATCCAAATTCCAAGATGCCACTCTTAAAATTACCCCACTTCCTTTAATTTCACTCTTCATGTCATCTATTTCCTCAACAATGGGTCGTTCAGAATGGAGGGAGAGCAGTTCAAACAAGTCCCACAGAGGATCTCCATTTTCATGGTGCTCCAAATCTTTATTTAGCAGCTCATCACAGTCTGAGGTTATAGCTGCTCCATTCATTACTGGCAATGCTGAGGAGTCTAAGCCATTGGCTAATGTAAATGAACCAGAGTATTTAATAGGAGCAGATGAAGTTTTACGATGCCCTAAAAGAAAGCAAACCATTGAAATATCTAACCATAGATCAGTATAAGAacataaaccaaaataaattaatgttaaaaaaatagaacTCATTACAAAGAAATCAATAAGGAGGAATACATGTTAAAAACCAAAGTGGCTGGAAtaaattaacaatgaaattctCCAAAAATGAATctccaaaacattttcaaatagaTATTtccaaattaataatgaaaattgtattatgtcttttaagtaatttcaaatatttccatgaaatatcGTTAGCTTTATCCTGACAAATATGTATTCAAGATCACAAATCATAGAAAGTAGGCACTATTAATAATGAATGACTGAACGCAacatcaatgtaaaaaaattatagaatcagaatgataataaaaaattaagaaaactgaATACAATTCAGGCCACAGGTCAGGTCTTACCAAAACTACTACGTTTTAAAATTGCCTACAGGCACAGGGTCTCATCCAGTGAAGATGCTTTAGCCTAAAGACAACACAAACTTAGATAAATATGAGTAACTCCAAGtgccaaaaatcaataaacagTGGAGTAAGGGCTAAGGGCTTTTTGAAATGGCTAGTGATCAATTTAACTTGATTTAGAGTGTAACTGATGATGTAGGACAGCAATCTCACATAAAAATTTACAGACTACCTCTGACAGAAGAGACATTTGGTGGTCATCACAGGGCTACAAAATAATTGTGCATCACATTTCCAATAGTATCCATGGTAAGAAAAGCTATTAACCCCTCATTAACAAGCCAATGACCATTAGATGTCCTTTCTGGTGTAAGCAGTTCATAAGCTGTCATAAAAGATTGTTGTCCTACGTCATCAAGTGAAGTTGAAATCAAGTTAGCTTGATTATTGGCACTTTCAAAAAGGCCCTAAAActaaaatatgcatgcatatctaggatgtaaataatataaatatatgtagCAGCAAGAACAACATTTTTTAATTGCTAGTTAAAATCATCACAATTACATCACTAATAAACAAACTTACAAGCATCAGACTTCTGGAACATTACAATACTAATCcttaatgaaataaacaatattaattacTCAAAGATTCTTAATGGTATGATTGCAACACTATTGTACGGCATCATCAGATGATCCAGTCAAATGGTGATATACATCACACCCACAAATGTCTCAGAAGAACTATTACTGCGTAGTTCAATCTGAATCTTTTAGACTGTGATTACATGAAGCCTGAAGCTCAAATGTACATACTACATAAGCAATGTACAATACAGAACTTCTAAATACTCATATCTAGTCTTCATGCAGTGATATTCCATGGCAAGTTTCAAATTGAATTCAACACTATGTAACATAGGTAATTAAAAAGGCAATGACTAAAATCATGCTAAGAGGCAACATCTGCTTGATTCAATAATCATATTCTAAGATCTAATTCCTCGTACCAAAAGcaacatattaaaattatatttctgaccATACTGAAGACTAAATTTCCGCATATcagctttttatattttacatggcATAAACATAATAAAATGCCAGAAAGCATTTAATTAATTGACCTATATATCCATAACTTAACTTTGCAAAATCACATAAATGATTTCAATTGTCcccgaattatttttaaatagaattattgtaaaattaattaaaaagccTTCATCACAACTAAAAGATGGGTAAAATCCTATTTTTCTTGAATATGAGCCTTGAACTGTTCATTCAAATTATCCTTGTAACTATTTCCAGAAAAAACTATTTGATATAATTTAACACtacataattaattatgaaaaataatcacttgcTGTAATGTGATAGCTGATTACACctaaagattttcttttttctctcaacACAAAATGCGGCTTCACAGACACACAATGGAAAagcaaatcataaaatataatctgTGAAAGCTAATGAAGTCCTTTAAACATGAGAACAAGACGAGTTGTGGCTGGATTTAATGATGTGGTTTAGCTATGATTTAATGTTTAAATTGAAGCCATAGGTAACTCTACAAGAGCTCGCTAGCCTAGAGGttagagtgcttggctgctgatcaaaAGGTCCTGGGTTCACATCCTGGGAGAAACCTTAAGACACGCCATACCAATATCCTCGAAATgggaggtggcccagggaaaggaaatccCCCCACTCTGTGCGTCATTCATAAGCCTGTGGCTCAGTCTGGGGCAAGCTCTACCCACATCTATTCTACCTAACTTCGTGTTGAATCAGTGAGAGTGTTGGGTAACTCCACAGAAGGCGATGAAAATGGGGGTATAATGTTCTTATTGCCCCTTCTTTACAGTTTGTCTAATACCCCATGGGATCTGGTAAATATGTAGCCCCCTTTCTATCGCATTCTTTCATAGACACCGCTAGATCAACTGCATTGCCAATCTCCATTGATTGCTCCCAAGCCATGAAGCTtagttcaataattttaaatgcttatcattaaaaaacatcaaattttcaCTCCTCCAGCTGGATTCATTGTCTTTCTATCTCAGGGTTAAACAGTTTACTTTAGTCTTCATGAAAAAGgggtaaaaaaaatcctaattCATAGAGGATGAGAAACTGTTGACTGACTAAATGCCATCAAAGTATAACAACAAAGAGGATATTTGCTAATaaagtaaaaagtattttttgagaATAAAAGGGGTGCATatctctcaaaaatgtttttcactagTTTTGCATGGCATTGCTGACCTCAAAGGAATGTAGAAAATACTGCCTTCCAACCGACAGCAGAAGTCCCTATCCCTTGACGATGGCTGTTTCCAACATACCCCAAAGGATAAACCACAGCAAAACCAGCCTCTCGTTCAGGTAGCAGGCCAGtgcctttccctgggctaccttCCATTGGAAAATTAGCACTATGAATTACAAACAGGAGCAGTGGActgagttttaaaaaaaattccatatccCACGTGTAATATGACTGTGAATTAGGGTGCTATCGTTTAATTAccatgaaatcataaaattaagaatCAACTGATGTTCTGATGAAGAATGAGTCTACAAACAACTTACGTATCTCAGTTATAATTAAGTTTATCAAATGGAAAATTGAGTTAAAAACTAACACTGAGCTCAAAGCATTAGGCTGGTATATTTTGGCTTGGACTCATTCTTCTTTTAACAACAAAAGACACCTGCCATACGATGGACTTCGCTCATGATCTGAGCCGATTTTGCATGTGCTTCTTAATATTTCAAGTTGAACCAATTTTGTTTCCACATGCAAGATAAGTCATTAATTACGTAATTCTACTccctttttattgatgaaatttattttaacatagtGACACATATGGATGCTCTTAAAATTGATTCcatgtatgaaaataaaaccGATTAAATGTGCCATGGAATTCACTTTACGATTGACTCTCTGGAATGCATAAATATTGCATAACAGTCAACTGTATGTCTTGATAACCAACTCTATGCAATCTCATTGAGATAAAATAATAAGTTTGAAAA encodes:
- the LOC124155797 gene encoding endonuclease/exonuclease/phosphatase family domain-containing protein 1-like isoform X2, with amino-acid sequence MGQGPSIPTVGRRSSIRSSWRSPFTARRSRTHQEPLSATYNFVDSDLKMEQLNINLATEEELMTLPGISRSVAQGIVEYRQAIGRFNKVEDLALVSGIGAHKLDLIRPEICVSRKKNSSSPSSRAQSFDSLPSNGSGNAKTQISAVDGNTGSVAVPPSPIVSNSKSAPVDINTASVFELMGVRGLNQELAANIVAHRDRRGPFRSVDDLARVKGLGLMLLNSMRSHLCVKIPPDNFASNGLRNTITPSGIGRNNAWKVPKGKKGYNSSCDNHRLGHRKTSSAPIKYSGSFTLANGLDSSALPVMNGAAITSDCDELLNKDLEHHENGDPLWDLFELLSLHSERPIVEEIDDMKSEIKGSGVILRVASWNLDNFSADKAENPGVREVICRTILENRFTVVAVQEVLEEAAMKKVCDEMNQPILRRVAEWKHNSRAWKYAVFRPSKKSAMSLGFFYDSGRKVELIETSESYHLEKARSRSVPPIEAVMAVFKVQLSTFSVLNVYCNPCGEIRNGSKSHSKCGYISEHDLALQHQLKFKESQSEVSCPLVILGDFSGILVKDGKALLQNIGIGFCNVAPIGTVTNIEDANGNLRPSRQFHDNIFLGPVANQCYTGQWGVVRRGLCHLAIPKGWAWGGPVSSHCPLWCRMVLEQKEKDVSANNAIATVPDGKSNKTEEKAVMK
- the LOC124155797 gene encoding endonuclease/exonuclease/phosphatase family domain-containing protein 1-like isoform X3, whose translation is MGQGPSIPTVGRRSSIRSSWRSPFTARRSRTHQEPLSATYNFVDSDLKMEQLNINLATEEELMTLPGISRSVAQGIVEYRQAIGRFNKVEDLALVSGIGAHKLDLIRPEICVSRKKNSSSPSSRAQSFDSLPSNGSGNAKTQISAVDGNTGSVAVPPSPIVSNSKSAPVDINTASVFELMGVRGLNQELAANIVAHRDRRGPFRSVDDLARVKGLGLMLLNSMRSHLCVKIPPDNFASNGLRNTITPSGIGRNNAWKVPKGKKGYNSSCDNHRLANGLDSSALPVMNGAAITSDCDELLNKDLEHHENGDPLWDLFELLSLHSERPIVEEIDDMKSEIKGSGVILRVASWNLDNFSADKAENPGVREVICRTILENRFTVVAVQEVLEEAAMKKVCDEMNQPILRRVAEWKHNSRAWKYAVFRPSKKSAMSLGFFYDSGRKVELIETSESYHLEKARSRSVPPIEAVMAVFKVQLSTFSVLNVYCNPCGEIRNGSKSHSKCGYISEHDLALQHQLKFKESQSEVSCPLVILGDFSGILVKDGKALLQNIGIGFCNVAPIGTVTNIEDANGNLRPSRQFHDNIFLGPVANQCYTGQWGVVRRGLCHLAIPKGWAWGGPVSSHCPLWCRMVLEQKEKDVSANNAIATVPDGKSNKTEEKAVMK
- the LOC124155797 gene encoding endonuclease/exonuclease/phosphatase family domain-containing protein 1-like isoform X1 gives rise to the protein MGQGPSIPTVGRRSSIRSSWRSPFTARRSRTHQEPLSATYNFVDSDLKMEQLNINLATEEELMTLPGISRSVAQGIVEYRQAIGRFNKVEDLALVSGIGAHKLDLIRPEICVSRKKNSSSPSSRAQSFDSLPSNGSGNAKTQISAVDGNTGSVAVPPSPIVSNSKSAPVDINTASVFELMGVRGLNQELAANIVAHRDRRGPFRSVDDLARVKGLGLMLLNSMRSHLCVKIPPDNFASNGLRNTITPSGIGRNNAWKVPKGKKGYNSSCDNHRLGNIHLRNWCIFPCKPSKKVWQVQATVEWAANGLDSSALPVMNGAAITSDCDELLNKDLEHHENGDPLWDLFELLSLHSERPIVEEIDDMKSEIKGSGVILRVASWNLDNFSADKAENPGVREVICRTILENRFTVVAVQEVLEEAAMKKVCDEMNQPILRRVAEWKHNSRAWKYAVFRPSKKSAMSLGFFYDSGRKVELIETSESYHLEKARSRSVPPIEAVMAVFKVQLSTFSVLNVYCNPCGEIRNGSKSHSKCGYISEHDLALQHQLKFKESQSEVSCPLVILGDFSGILVKDGKALLQNIGIGFCNVAPIGTVTNIEDANGNLRPSRQFHDNIFLGPVANQCYTGQWGVVRRGLCHLAIPKGWAWGGPVSSHCPLWCRMVLEQKEKDVSANNAIATVPDGKSNKTEEKAVMK